From Cotesia glomerata isolate CgM1 linkage group LG3, MPM_Cglom_v2.3, whole genome shotgun sequence:
aaacagctttaccgaccgatttcaaaaactaatcagctcttaacataaaaaaattacgtcgatcgccgctggactggtcaaaatcgcttgattcgtttgtgagatatcgttgacgaaaaaaattgaaaaaagcgtttttttttttttaacaaattccgaaattttttatctgatcaATTCACGGTTTGAAATTCAtcatagaattaaaaaaaactgcatAGACTGTTGTCAACTACGTGATAATCGGTTAactcgtttaaaagttatttcggattgaaaatttaaaaattacataaacattttttattcaacaaataaaataacatgaataaagaaaatctcATATCAcatgaaatctaccttccatttcgggtgaggccgaatggcattttttttattctgattgtttttacggcgcatttatgataaaaaatatcgtgaaagaaaaaaataaagatttcgattgCTTTTTTGCCTTAAattgttggaaaaaattttggctctcatgtttttggataaaatttctattttatcttttttttcatgttttttttttatttatttgaaacgaAACGTTCTCGGTAATTTACAACAATAGATTACATTTTCATGTGTAGAATGtttagttaatatttatatacattaaatAACATCTGCAAAGAGAAGATAAATTTAAGAGATTTaagagaaaagaaaaataaaaaaaaaatttttttcatttttaataattgataattgataatttatgatttataatcactttttgataaatttttttttttaaagtatgtaaaaaatgaacaattaaaaaaaaaaaagaataccataattttctaaaaaatttataaatttttttgaaaattttgataaacaacttttttttttatttttcaaaaaaaaaatatatcaaaattttcaacaaaaaattttgttaaaaaaaatgaaaattaaaataatggaCCCCactacttgtaaataattaccaaaaaagcTTTTATAAACTTACTTAAGATCATCTCCGCAACTTTTATCACTGTTTTCAGGAGAATCAGGACTGCTAATTTTATCCGAGTATCTCCATTTGTCAGAATCTGATGTCTGATGAAAATGCCCGTTGTAATGTCCGTTTTCATTTCTTCCCAGTGATTCTGTTGGTAAAGGAGATGTTTTTCGGGCTGAAAGATAGTCAATCCTTGATGGAGCAAGAAGATCTTCATAATAATCAGCAgttttgtgttgatttttcCCGTATTTTCTCAGGGTACTACTGCGATAGTCGCTGACATCATTTAAAGTTGAagaggaagaagaagaagtgCTCTGAGGATTTTTGTACATATTCAAGTCATTATCAAGCCCATAATCAGTGCTCTGGTACTTTCGATTAGCCGAATTACCAGGAGACATTCTATAACGTCTCAGAGGATCATAGTACAAAGAAGAAGAAGTATTGTAATGATCTACGGGAGACTTTAAATCACTGGGATAAGCACCATCCGAGTACCTATCGCGTTCTACGGGCGACTTTCTCATACTGGGCAAGTCTTCGTTGTACAAACTGTGAGTCCTCTCCGGATTTCTTCTCGAAGGCGAGGAGTAGCtcaaatttttactatctcGAGAGTGGAAGCTAAATTTGCGAGGCAGAGTTGAACTCGGCGAAAGTCCTGATGAAGGTACAGACAAAGAACTCTTGCGTTTCCGCTCGTTAAATCGGGAGTAGAAACTTTTTCTGCGAATTCGGTCAATTATTGACTCTGAATGCTCGCTGCGAACTGACGGAGAATAAACCGGCGAAGTAGGCGAACACAAGTCTAAACTGCTTCGGTGATTCATGTCGTTGGAACAGATTGACCAGGAGTCAAAGCTCTCCACGTCGTCCATCGGCGACAAAATGTCTTCAGTTGGATAAGTTGATGTAATTGAATTTTCTTGCTTTGTTCTTTCAGTCTCAGGCTTCAAAGCCACCTTAGGGTCTTCTTCAGGCCGAATGGAACTCAGCTGGCGAACAAAATCTGCTCCTTTAGGTGGCTTTTCAGTAACAACTTTTTCTTTCGCTACAATAGACTGAATCTTCAAAGAATTATCTGGTTTTTCTGAAAATTCAGGATCCTTGATGTCCTTTTTTGCAGCgccatttttaaatgaatgttGAGGTATTTTAGATAAATCCAGCTTCAAATTACTTCTATTTGCTCGTGCTTTGCTATCCAAATCTTTAATTTCTTCCTGatcattagaaattttttttactaaatcattATTTAGCATTTCTTCTTCCAAATTATTACTAGATATTATCACATCCAAGCCATTACTaggaatatttatattcaaaacTTCACTAGGTGTCTTAATATTACAATCCtgacttattatttttgtatccTGAtcattagaaaatatttttgtatccAAATCTTTGCTAGAAACTTTTAAATCAGGACTTTTCTCAATTACTTTTGTATTTTCTTCGCATCTATTTAGGTCTAAATCTTTGTTAAGCGACTTTGTATCAAAGTTTTTGCTAATTATTTTGCTATCTATGTTATTAACGGGTATCTTCCCATCTAAATTGTTAGAAATGTTTGGATTTAAATCATTAGAAGATATCTTAGAATTATCTTGCTCACTGTGATCTTTAACGCTTGGAATTACAGAACTAATATTATTAGAAAGATTTTCAAGACAATTTGAAGAAGTTTCACAATTTATCAATCCTGAATCAATATTTTCCATTTTCTTCCCTTTATCCGCTTCAGGACTAGTTTCTTTTTTCACACtcgaagtaatttttttcaacaaagtTTTCTTCTCTTTATCTTTTTCCTTTTCTTCAGGTTTCTCAGAAGAACtttctgattttttaacaACCTTTTTAACAACCCTAACtattttcttcttcttagTTCCATCTGCATCTTTCTCAATGACTTCTTTCTTCACGACCTTTTTAACTTTATCAGATTTTTTATCCTCATCTTTGTCAACTTTCTCCAATTTAACTGACCCATTTTTCGTAGCCGAACTCAATGACTTAACACTCTTCTTCTTCAATTTCTTCTCATCAGCTTCAATACTCTTCCCCTCGACTTTCTTATTATCAACAACCTTATCCGGAGATATTTTCTTAGCTAACTTTGAACTCGACAAAGTTTTATCAACTTTAATTTCCGGAGATTTCGACTTCCTCACCTCCTTCTCCGGTAAATTTGTCTTCTCTGTTTTAACAATCTCAATCGACTTTTCCGGAGTCAATTTCTTCGGAGACTTTATTTGCTTCTCAAGCGACTTTCGCTCTACACTAGCTCTCTCAGCCGGACTTTTTTCCTTAACCTTATCCTTCTCCTTATCCTTCGGAGGAGATTTTTTATCCCCAACTTTCTCAGGCGATCTTTTGAGCTCTAAACTTCTCCTAGGCTTGATTTCTCCAGCTTTAACTTCAGCTTTAGCCTTGGGAATTTTACTAGAAGCTTCAGAAGTCAATACACTGTCAGAACGTGACCCGcgataaacatttttcttcaGCTTGCTCAGCAAAGTTTGTTGTCTTCCCCCATTGACTGCAGACTTAGAATCATTTCTAAAAAGCCCCAGCACACTTGAAACTTTTGATTTCACCGCAGGAGCCGGCTCACTCGTTAAATCTTCCATACTtgctactttttttataacttcttCACTTACATTCTCCACAAcgttatttatttcttctttaacaTCACCATTAATTTTCTGCAAATCATCCTCTATTTGTACCTTCAAAGGCTCACTTTCCACCTTTTGTGACTCATCATTAGATCTAAGCTTTTCTAATTTCTTCTCTAAAGTCTGGAAGAaactatttttagaattttgtctTTCTAATTTATCCGCGCTTGAATTATCAACATTAGAATTATTCatcttattaaaattaatcaaatcaCTTTGATCCCTCGTAATTTCATTAGCTTGATTCTTCAATTCTTTCTCAGGCTTTTCTTCTTTCTCTTTAACATCTTCAACATCTTTATTCTCCTTTCTCTTCATAAACCTCGATTTTCTTCTTTCATTTTCAGCCGCCTTCTGAGCTTCCTTATCCTTAACATACTGACTTTCTTCCCTAGGAGTATCAAAAAAGTCAGGCCTCAAAAATCTTGAAATCCTTCGCTTAGTTTTAGGAGACTTGTCCTTACTCTCAGAGTCTCGCTCACGACTCACACTTCCAGAGCGGAAAAGTTTACTAAGTAAAGATCTCTCAGGAGTTGCAGCGCGAATATCAACCGGTTCAGGAGAAGTCAAAGTGCTCCTGCGACCCATAGCTTCTCGAGTCAAAGACCCAGAGCGCAATCTTAAACTCGGTATGCAGCTACGTCGTTTATTTAAAACACCACTTGTTAAATCAGTCATAGACCCCAGTAACTGTTTATCACACTTTTCAGTTTCTTTGTAACTAGAACTCAAATTAGGGTCAAATTTATTGAGTCCCAGGTTGCGTAATTTTGactctttaattaaattctcagCAGCTAGAAGCCGGGACTCAAATTCTTTAGCATCAGCGCGAAAAGAGTTCAAAGCTTCTTCTTGCTGCTGGATATTTGATGAAGAATCTCCCGGTGAAGTTTCTTGTGACTTAGTCGACAAACTAGAAGTGGTATCTCCTAAATTAGTCGCAGAATTGCAGACTGAAGTTCCTTCAGAAGGTGAAGCTTGTTCAGGAACttggattgaattttttttaggtgaTGTCAGCTCATCAGTAGGCTCCTCTTGGATTTTCTCAGCCAAGCAAATATTATCCCGGCGAATTCCATTAACAGCAGCCTTGACAGTGTCTCGGTACTTCCGTCCAAGAGTCATAACTTGCCTAGGAAGCGGTGGAAGTgtctcatcatcatcatcttcgaATAAACTGACGCTACGCCTGCATCGAAGCTCAGGTCTCTCCCCTCGATCGTTCTCCAATAAACTGTTAGTTCTTCTCAAGCTTCTATCGCTTGACTTGCTGCGGTACATCGAACGATCTGGCAGCAGCGATGACAAAGAATCTGGCTCCTCTGTCGAAGACCTGTAGAGTCGGTCGCGCGGTATTGACGGTGACCTTGGCAATGATTGTCTTGTTTGTTCAATAAACTGTCTGCTGAGGCGACGCGCAAGACTTGGAGTGAAGCTATCGCGGGTGCTACTTGTTGAGGGATTGGGACGCGAATCAGACTCTTGATCCTTTTTTCGTGACTCCGGTGGTTCGACCTCGTGGGATTTATctggaaaataatttaggcaaaccaaaatttttggtGGGCCACCACCTGcgcttgaaatttttataattatattcggtatctaatttttatttttttatttattttttataattcagaAATTTATACActcatttgaattttttttttttacataattattaatcattttttttttttattgtataaaatgttttttatggaaaaaattattattctgatataaataataaattttatatgcaGGTAACGTGTGTAAATTGTAAATGTGTTTTTATGACTTAATATAATGGAAGATTTAgctgtattaatttttctagagTCCATTTCGTTGTTTgtcaatttaaataagtaaaattttgcttcataaaataatgaattttgttaaattgcactgttcTTTTTTacctattgacgtttttaaagatataagctcatcctgatgttacattcatcaagagctttcatttgagtacccacatgcattttgatatatttttcatatatacatatatataatatatataaatatatgaaaaattgatgtgggtacttaaatgaaaggtctcgatgagtgtaatgtcggggtgagcttatatctttaaaaatgtcaatatttcacaagatataaggtcgtttcttaattatgttaaattgcactgtactttcttaactattgacatttttaaggatataaggtcatcccgatgttacattcatcaagagctttcatttgagtacccacatgcattttgatatatttttcatatatacatatatataatatatataaatatatgaaaaattgatgtgggtactcaaataaaaggtcttgatgagtgtaacatctggatgagcttatatctttaaaaatgtcaatagttcacgagataaaaggtcatttcttaattatgtatttagagatagagcattatcgaatgcagcctaaatacttattatataaatacactggccacaaaattttgcttattctcttaataatatagattatattgaaagtaaaaaataaaaaaaaaataattactggaCTCTAGTAAGtgacaattttgttttttaaaaaattttacaacgaaaTGATCTCTtgtattaattgtaataatttatatattttgacatattttaatgaatgatTGATAAGATTAAtacaattatttgtaatttactACAGGGATAGCACATAGACTTGCTACGCTACATCTAAATGACACGAGTAGTTACCAgagatacaataaaattaattattaagaagaaacagaaaaatataaagGTACACTCATTTAACAATTTCATTACATCATTAATTcgttaaataattaccatgctttataattaacactttcaattttattaatattaatattacgtATTTACTTTTAATCCAAAGTATCAAGTTATATTTTTAGCATTAACTACTGCTCGCTTTATAATTTatgagatttattaaatgagcAAACCTAAAATTTATGCCAAAggcatttattttatatttattaatcttgattaatttttaattattaccaaTTATATTAAGGTACAATTATAGCAAAAACAAAGCATTCCGTGACAAAAACGAGCGCACACGAGtaagaacaaaaatttattatacataattgttttttcttttaatttttcttttaatatataaaatttgttatttaaactTTCAAAACACAACAAATCTTAGTTCATTTCGGGCACGGGTTAGTCTTTGATTGTAtttgcttattattattattattattaatttactttttgtcTGTTTAATACAAATTACTGCATTGTAAAAAACTATGAGtgttctttatttattttaaaaatcattctcACTAACGTCGTCATATACAAAAATTGTCATATAACAAAGTTGGTTTTACTTGACAAGACACCGCAATTAGCTTATATACAAGAAAACAAAcagctttttattttattttattataaagcaGGTTTagtatgatttatttattatttactatttttttttttattaaaaaaaaatttttaacttcatttAATAAGCAATTGTTATAAAgacaaaatacaaataaattaaaatttattattaacaataaatcatacttattaataattaaacctGACACTGATCGCGCTTCTACACTAATTCACACTTTATTAGCAAACTagcgttatttttttatattaattcaattaatttagtttaataaaaaaaatgatgtaaacaaaaaatcgatgaatttaaataaaaatgaaaaatattgagTAGTTATTATCTATCGATTTGTTTTCTtctttacataaatttttaaaactaaaatgatttacaaatgattattaacaatgatttatatttatggaAGTATGGCCTcttgaatattataatttattataaataattaatcaattgagTATTAATATAATTGAGTGATTTAAATGGCTGAGTGTTGACAGGTGATTAATTAGCCATATAATAATACCTAACTTTATTTGgatttattagatttttattttactgggGATTACCGTCGGCCCGCCTACGAAGAGTCACTCGCACGGTCGCTGCAACAACCGTCATAAAAGAccgtattatttttatttttttacattatttattttttgcaaaaataataGCGGCGCCGGcgataattattgaaaatattttcggtatttttttttcacaacttttgttgcttttttttttttttgtattagtttgtttaaaaaatataattaaaaccCAAAGCCtcctttataattatttacataaattaaatttagaaaataataagaagactttgttttaattaaacaaattttttttttaatattagactattgttatatttaattactaaaaagcCAAGCTATAATAAATGCTTAAgcgattatttatatatttatttatttattaaaaaaaaattaccgaaaatataatcataaattatcAGACAGCGATCGACTTTTTAACTGATTGAAGAGTCGACGATAGACTTTAGatagatatttaaatttttattaatttatcattcaagaggtggttttttaattttataaatacgttattattattaataattttttttaaatattttttagatgaATTTTTGTATATGGACGTGTTTTCATGCTCTAAATATTCAATGCTAGGTTTTAAATAGTAGGAATTCTACTTTGTTATATAATAAGTTACTaggaaaagaattaaaaaaaaaaaccgaaaaaatatgCGATTCATTGGTTAACTcccaatttaaaattaattgtgtatcTAATTATTCTAGGGGTCTACAAGTAGATCTCTCAGCAAGCTTAATcgtgttatttttaatttatttgtagatttttaaattaatactttGTATCTTAATTTATGACAATACCAATCATTGaacattaaaaatagtaaatagaGCATTCTCATGATAACGCGACGTGCAATCACGTGCATGCTTAAAAGTGACTCAGTGCTTTCTAAAACActacttataaatttaatattataaatatttatataattcgaGTGggtgacaaaaaaataatttatttaatataagatTAACCCACCTGTCTCAACAGGAATAAAAGTAATGcgttagtaaaaaataaaaaaaaggttgCAAAACACCGTCAGGCAAGAAGTAATTTacgtaattatttattataaagataaataataaaaataaatattacataagtaaataaataaataaagttgtAAAAGAGGTAAACCACTAAAAGAGTACGGAAGAAAATTGTGCTTTGTCTATCAACGACTCGACAACAGCTATAGGTGTACTAGGAGAtgcatatttaaaatatttcgacGTTGTATTAACGTGTTTATGGAGCAATAACTTTGTTAGTTTATTAAACACGATAATAAAACGCCGAGTTGACAGATTAGAGATAGAGAAGAAAGAAAAAGATCATTCACGACTCTGCAGAAGCTTCTTTTTGATCTGTCTTtctttcatcaattttattaattaattaattaatttatttattatttgttattgatTTGTTCAATTGTCTGTAACATATGCCAAGCATTTTACTACTGCCTACAAAATAGTTTTAAGCTTCTGCGAATGCGTGTATCAACACAATACAACAttaagtgtgtgtgtgttttttttttttggtttcttGTTTTTCCtttgtataatttattattaatattattactactaatatttataaataaatttatttattatttattcttaccTCGTGGTAAAGTATTACTGCTGCCTAATTCAAAAATACTTTCATGTGATGGCGTAGTTCGAGCTCCAAGGCTCGTGGGTGTTCCAGGATTTGATGACATTGCTGAATCCTTACGTCCAAATCGGTCTGTATCGCGACTGAGAGATCGTCTGAATGGTGACTCTGCCAATCgcctaaaataaatttttattacaaaaattaatcactGGTATTGTTGACTAACGataaagcaaataaaaaaaaaataaattctagcTAATTTAAGTTAAGGGGTTACATgggttttaaaaaatcgtttttttttttttttttttttaatgttttattaaattctacaaCATCTCTAGAAtattgtcctaaaatttaaaatcgatCCGAataatagtttcggagatatagttttaaaaagttgCGCGCTCAAGGCGCAAAactttaaatgcgtttttctcaaaactatgttttcAAATACGGTGGTCAAGATTTCTCGAGAACTACTCaaccgatcttgatgaaattttagacAGGTCTTCGAGATATAATTTACAAGGTCTTGAACgaaggatttttttcttttttaattacaactattaaaaaaaaaaatttcgtgaaattttagccaaatttttaatttttttgtaaaaacctcggccaaaaatccaatttttatttttttcctttttcctTCGTTCAAGACCTAGTTTGAAGTCTTAACTAaagcacatatttttttttttacttcaaaaaatcCTGCTAGGAGTTCTGCTGTCCACGCGGAAACATCTTTTTTCCGAAGGCTTGCCGGAAATTACGTCACATTAGcagagtttttaatatttttttttttaatttcagtaatcCCTTATTAAACATGTATCTTTAAGACAgtaaaaagtttgaataaaatatttcattttttatattaaaaaaaattgttgaaaataggcCATTTTTTCCCATGTAAccccttaaataaaaataaattattagcaaCAGTGCTAAATAAAAGGAATATAAGTGTgccatttaatttattttaggtataaattatttttgtaccaCTTGTTCGATATTAGGTGCTCAAAGTAATGTATTTAACGTTCTAATAGGATTTATACGAGTGTAATACttgagataattatttaaaagatatagaataaagaaatatattatttacagtAGTTATCTAAACGGTGCAAATTTAAGAGtggatttataaattatggcaattGTGGTAAGCAAgattactaattaaagaaCTAAAAACTCGTGGATTTTTTCTTACGACTGGACTCACGTTGTTATCGTCTGTGTTTCAACGTGGCTCTCGTAGCTTGCACAAAGAGCCAAATAttagaatattaattaaactagattcatttttaataaaattaaatttacaataaaattatgaaaactattattaaatataccTTGAAAGAGGTTCGGACATTCCCCAGAATCCTTGAGAGGAATTAGAACCTAGTCTATCCAACAATCGGCTGCGAGGAAATCCAGTTCCTCGATTATCATCAACATTTAGCCGTTGGGTCAGACTACGAACTCTCGACAAAAGCGTtgagaataaattttcagCGGTCAAAAGCTCAAAGCCATCATCATCGTCATCCTCACCGGATGACAGACTGTCTGCATGCTCTGGAGCTTGTCTAGAGGGTCTTGAACTTCTTAGCCGATGCATGTGTCTTTGGAGTAAATCATCGCTGTCCCTAGagatagaataaaaaataaaaaataataaaatttcaggaagtaaaatattaaaaattttaatactttaattctTAGTGGGAAATAAGGACTACAATTTCTTGtggactattttttatttcatcgcCAACGTTTCGTTAGTAATTGCTGACTTCTTCAGGGctcaaaattcattattataactGAGTTGAGtaatgtgtgtatgtatgtttaCAATAAGGTTTttacaaagtaattttttatttatcagtataaaattgtattctgGTCATTTTAAGATTTGCATTGATGAAAattcggctgcccaatttcaaaacacagtaactaacatttaaaaattttttaaaatttttcttattaaaaaaaagtttgcctgccaaattgatgaaaaatttgatttatgaattgaaaatacttgaatataaatatttttaagaaaaaatacttgacaTTAAgatctaaaagttataaaaaatggagcaatattaaaaaaaaaaattaggtataaaaattttgcagttactgtgttttaaaattgggcagccgaatTGTAgagtaattttgaattttgagcCCTGAAGAAGTCAGGAATTACTGACAAAATGTtggtgataaaataaaaagaaattgtagTCCTTATTTCCCACTAAGaattaaagtattaataaGACAAGAATATATACATCatggattaaaaattttacagaaacatgaattataatttataatcatacCGATGGAGTGTAGAGAATGGCGACTCGTCTTCACTGGCGTCTGAAAGCAAAGAGCCCATTCTTCTGCCTCTTCCGAACCTCGCTCGTGGTGGATTTGTGCTGGTTGGTGTGCTTGTTTTACTCTCGGGCTCTACACTGCCAGATCTTGGAGTGACATATCCACCTCCTTCGACGGCAATCGGAATAATATATTCCCTGGGACTTTTTCTGATCGGCTCGGGGCCAACCGTTGAGCCAAGAGCGCTGTCAGTGTCTGAATCTGCAGTAGACTGACGCGATAACGAATTCGAGCGCTGAGACATGGACCGCTGGGGCATCGGTGGCTTCGGAGGAGTCGCTGAGTTCTGAATTTGATGACCTGGCTCCACGTGTATCGGTATTATTCTCTCCTTTCCGAGAATCTTTGATTTACTGCTTTCAGGCTCCAAGCTGGAGCTTCGGTTTGCCTGAGAAGTAACCGCAGCTACAGGGAACGCGACTTCAGACTTTTGAGTCCTCAATTTTTGAGGATGGAAAGCATCGATCTTGGCCTCAACTTCCGACTTGAATGCTGGCTCAGGTGCTTTAACTCCCGCCAATGTAATTTCTGCTTTGCTAGTCTTTCTCGGTCGAGGTAATGTCGCACTCTTGAGTTTTATCTCCATCTTACTTGACATTGTTGGCTCGTCGGAGAACGAATTATTGACACTCTTTGACTCGGGAGTAGTTGGCACTGAATTTGCTACAGCAGCAGGTTTCACTGGAGAAGATTCAAAGTCTGGATACTTAGTGTCTACGGGAGTAGACACTGATACCGTAGCATTTCTCAAGTCATTTGGTCCCAATTGAATCTTCAGACCAAGATTTTTCGACTCTTGACTCTGGGGAGTCATTGGAGGCGACCCATTGACTTTTTTCTGGACTGGAGGTTTACCTAAGGCACCAGTGATAATATCAACAGCTCGTTTCTTTTCTTCATCCCGGCGACGCTCCTCTTCATTCTTTGTCAAGGAAGACTCTGACTTGGTTACAGTCGTTAATTTTTCTTccttgtcattttttttatcatttttatcattagGCACATCTATTATTACCTTAGACGCATTTGACTTAACGGGCTGTGGAACTGTAACGGAAGAGAGACTCGCTTTACGCTCAAATGCTCGCTTAGCACCACCTACGTTAACACCAGGTATAAAAATCTTCTTTGGTT
This genomic window contains:
- the LOC123261614 gene encoding uncharacterized protein LOC123261614 isoform X1, whose product is MVVGEPSIHNIMSGMESTGGVRLHNHKRKLKQRFDIIKKLGQGTYGKVQLGINKETGQEVAIKTIKKCKIETEADLIRIRREIQIMSSVQHPNIIHIYEVFENREKMVLVMEYAAGGELYDYLSERKVLSEEEARRIFRQISIAVFYCHKHKICHRDLKLENILLDHLGNAKIADFGLSNVFDEQRLLNTFCGSPLYASPEIVKGTPYHGPEVDCWSLGVLLYTLVYGAMPFDGSNFKRLTRQISASDYFEPKNPSPASPLIRDMLTKCPARRADIERICCHWWVNEGYEQNCLDIAEDLAAQTPVRLDLLLSLVPQSASADKLVVTNDQSPETGRNIGTDTIPPTRCLSVGSLMDLDRNNSDRIREMVAEEESPRTNANDTKRKLENTPSMEENVEAGVKKKDRSRRKERTDDREPRSYKSTSRHHSAPITNAITEEAMEVEPSVELDLRDPAAAAACLELIREAQSKSPSKERSRTPVPLEEKVQTSEQQVFKENFNDSNQDVKPIANKLDNVADNSGEKQSVDQVINKTQVKNKSVKSKTNDVVKNINDNASKQDVPSKDTELTQKINSEGGEKISTPTEEKAEMKNENKKLKQKAQSLDEEAVAPTKPTERRRSKIFETAEKFNQLLSGSESEKPKKIFIPGVNVGGAKRAFERKASLSSVTVPQPVKSNASKVIIDVPNDKNDKKNDKEEKLTTVTKSESSLTKNEEERRRDEEKKRAVDIITGALGKPPVQKKVNGSPPMTPQSQESKNLGLKIQLGPNDLRNATVSVSTPVDTKYPDFESSPVKPAAVANSVPTTPESKSVNNSFSDEPTMSSKMEIKLKSATLPRPRKTSKAEITLAGVKAPEPAFKSEVEAKIDAFHPQKLRTQKSEVAFPVAAVTSQANRSSSLEPESSKSKILGKERIIPIHVEPGHQIQNSATPPKPPMPQRSMSQRSNSLSRQSTADSDTDSALGSTVGPEPIRKSPREYIIPIAVEGGGYVTPRSGSVEPESKTSTPTSTNPPRARFGRGRRMGSLLSDASEDESPFSTLHRDSDDLLQRHMHRLRSSRPSRQAPEHADSLSSGEDDDDDGFELLTAENLFSTLLSRVRSLTQRLNVDDNRGTGFPRSRLLDRLGSNSSQGFWGMSEPLSSYESHVETQTITTRLAESPFRRSLSRDTDRFGRKDSAMSSNPGTPTSLGARTTPSHESIFELGSSNTLPRDKSHEVEPPESRKKDQESDSRPNPSTSSTRDSFTPSLARRLSRQFIEQTRQSLPRSPSIPRDRLYRSSTEEPDSLSSLLPDRSMYRSKSSDRSLRRTNSLLENDRGERPELRCRRSVSLFEDDDDETLPPLPRQVMTLGRKYRDTVKAAVNGIRRDNICLAEKIQEEPTDELTSPKKNSIQVPEQASPSEGTSVCNSATNLGDTTSSLSTKSQETSPGDSSSNIQQQEEALNSFRADAKEFESRLLAAENLIKESKLRNLGLNKFDPNLSSSYKETEKCDKQLLGSMTDLTSGVLNKRRSCIPSLRLRSGSLTREAMGRRSTLTSPEPVDIRAATPERSLLSKLFRSGSVSRERDSESKDKSPKTKRRISRFLRPDFFDTPREESQYVKDKEAQKAAENERRKSRFMKRKENKDVEDVKEKEEKPEKELKNQANEITRDQSDLINFNKMNNSNVDNSSADKLERQNSKNSFFQTLEKKLEKLRSNDESQKVESEPLKVQIEDDLQKINGDVKEEINNVVENVSEEVIKKVASMEDLTSEPAPAVKSKVSSVLGLFRNDSKSAVNGGRQQTLLSKLKKNVYRGSRSDSVLTSEASSKIPKAKAEVKAGEIKPRRSLELKRSPEKVGDKKSPPKDKEKDKVKEKSPAERASVERKSLEKQIKSPKKLTPEKSIEIVKTEKTNLPEKEVRKSKSPEIKVDKTLSSSKLAKKISPDKVVDNKKVEGKSIEADEKKLKKKSVKSLSSATKNGSVKLEKVDKDEDKKSDKVKKVVKKEVIEKDADGTKKKKIVRVVKKVVKKSESSSEKPEEKEKDKEKKTLLKKITSSVKKETSPEADKGKKMENIDSGLINCETSSNCLENLSNNISSVIPSVKDHSEQDNSKISSNDLNPNISNNLDGKIPVNNIDSKIISKNFDTKSLNKDLDLNRCEENTKVIEKSPDLKVSSKDLDTKIFSNDQDTKIISQDCNIKTPSEVLNINIPSNGLDVIISSNNLEEEMLNNDLVKKISNDQEEIKDLDSKARANRSNLKLDLSKIPQHSFKNGAAKKDIKDPEFSEKPDNSLKIQSIVAKEKVVTEKPPKGADFVRQLSSIRPEEDPKVALKPETERTKQENSITSTYPTEDILSPMDDVESFDSWSICSNDMNHRSSLDLCSPTSPVYSPSVRSEHSESIIDRIRRKSFYSRFNERKRKSSLSVPSSGLSPSSTLPRKFSFHSRDSKNLSYSSPSRRNPERTHSLYNEDLPSMRKSPVERDRYSDGAYPSDLKSPVDHYNTSSSLYYDPLRRYRMSPGNSANRKYQSTDYGLDNDLNMYKNPQSTSSSSSSTLNDVSDYRSSTLRKYGKNQHKTADYYEDLLAPSRIDYLSARKTSPLPTESLGRNENGHYNGHFHQTSDSDKWRYSDKISSPDSPENSDKSCGDDLKSNSQTIEESKELSAACPDAETTT